One Desulfovibrio fairfieldensis genomic window carries:
- a CDS encoding ABC transporter permease, whose protein sequence is MLPAAVKRLLGRNLMLTLGLGIVLFMSLAALCAPLIAPYPSTAQHLDNILEPPSSRFWLGTDRLGRDVFSRLLYGGRVSLWVGFVAVGISISIGTVLGLISGYFRRWVDEAIMRMVDIMLCFPSFFLILAVIAFLEPDLTNIMVVIGLTSWMGVTRLVRAEALSLREREFVAAARLAGSPTRRILFRHILPNALAPVLITATLGVAGAILVESSLSFLGLGVQPPTASWGNMLMEGKTVIENAPWLSVYPGLAILITVLGYNLLGESLRDLLDPRLKQ, encoded by the coding sequence GCTTACCCTGGGCCTGGGCATTGTGCTGTTCATGTCTCTGGCGGCCCTCTGCGCCCCGCTGATCGCGCCCTATCCGTCCACGGCCCAGCATCTGGACAACATTCTGGAACCGCCCTCCTCCCGTTTCTGGCTGGGCACCGACCGTCTGGGGCGGGATGTCTTTTCCCGCCTGCTCTACGGGGGGCGCGTGTCTCTCTGGGTGGGCTTCGTGGCCGTGGGCATCTCCATCAGCATCGGTACGGTGCTGGGCCTGATCAGCGGCTACTTCCGGCGCTGGGTGGATGAAGCCATTATGCGCATGGTGGACATCATGCTCTGCTTCCCCTCCTTTTTCCTGATCCTGGCGGTCATTGCCTTTCTGGAGCCCGACCTTACCAATATCATGGTTGTCATAGGCCTGACCTCCTGGATGGGCGTAACCCGTCTGGTGCGCGCCGAGGCCCTCAGCCTGCGCGAACGCGAATTTGTGGCCGCCGCACGCTTGGCGGGCAGCCCCACCCGGCGGATTTTATTCCGCCATATTCTGCCCAATGCCCTCGCGCCGGTGCTGATCACCGCCACTCTCGGCGTGGCCGGAGCCATTCTGGTGGAGTCGAGCCTGAGTTTTCTGGGACTGGGCGTACAGCCACCCACGGCCAGCTGGGGCAATATGCTCATGGAAGGCAAAACCGTCATCGAAAACGCGCCCTGGCTCTCGGTTTATCCGGGCCTGGCTATTCTGATCACTGTACTCGGTTATAATCTTCTGGGTGAAAGCCTGCGCGATCTGCTGGACCCGCGTCTCAAGCAATAG
- a CDS encoding DNA repair protein RecN: MLEYLRIRNLALIEDMELDFSPGMNVLTGETGAGKSFILKALGFLLGDRLSAEMVRPGAQRAQVEALFTLDDQDLVLRRELLAESGRSRLYINDALSSQESLRDLRARLVTHTSQHGQQQLLQPAFQAKLMESAFPRPELLEERDALLGQLQEVSSRRKALSAKQASLADRRDLLEMQQQEIDKVSPEEGEEEHLEELRAQLRSQEHLRENYENALTLLHGEDGPGLLDMLGRFERLIHTMSRDDAVLAPEAEAVAALRQQLVHLGNHLRRPPLPDEEMDMDKVEERLFALAQLKRKLRRSLPEILALRGEIEENLSFLDVCALDLSRLAKEEAALAEKLAAVVERIRPVRREAASSFAHSLEDQLRDLGFSEQVRVIPDFVPQELWPGVADERVRILWAPNPGQPPQPLDRIASGGELSRFLLALTSVRRDAESATYIFDEVDAGVGGLTLNKLAEKLNALAEQRQMLLITHWPQLAARARKHFQISKVVREDATFTLCSPLDGPARHEELARMAGGGPQGEALARSLEA, encoded by the coding sequence ATGCTGGAATATCTGCGCATCCGTAATCTGGCCCTGATCGAAGATATGGAGCTGGACTTTTCGCCGGGCATGAATGTGCTTACCGGCGAAACCGGCGCGGGTAAAAGTTTTATCCTCAAGGCTCTGGGCTTTCTGCTGGGCGACAGGCTGAGCGCCGAAATGGTGCGCCCCGGCGCGCAACGGGCCCAGGTGGAGGCGCTGTTCACCCTTGACGATCAGGATCTGGTGTTGCGGCGCGAACTGCTGGCCGAGAGCGGCCGCAGCCGCTTATACATCAACGACGCCCTGAGTTCACAGGAAAGCCTGCGTGATCTGCGCGCGCGTCTGGTGACGCACACCAGCCAGCACGGCCAGCAGCAACTTTTGCAGCCCGCTTTTCAGGCCAAACTGATGGAGAGCGCCTTTCCCCGGCCCGAGCTGCTGGAAGAGCGCGACGCCCTGCTCGGCCAACTACAGGAAGTTTCATCCCGGCGTAAGGCCCTGTCGGCAAAGCAGGCCAGCTTGGCCGACAGGCGCGACCTGCTGGAAATGCAGCAGCAGGAGATAGATAAAGTATCGCCTGAAGAAGGCGAGGAAGAGCATCTGGAAGAATTGCGCGCCCAGCTCCGCTCGCAGGAGCATCTGCGGGAGAATTATGAGAACGCCCTGACGCTGCTGCACGGCGAGGACGGACCGGGCCTGCTTGATATGCTTGGGCGCTTTGAACGCCTCATCCATACCATGAGCCGGGACGACGCGGTTCTGGCCCCGGAGGCCGAGGCTGTTGCCGCTCTGCGTCAGCAACTGGTGCACCTTGGCAATCATTTGCGCCGCCCTCCCCTGCCCGATGAGGAAATGGACATGGACAAGGTGGAGGAACGCCTCTTTGCTTTGGCCCAGCTTAAGCGCAAGCTGCGGCGCAGCCTGCCGGAAATCCTCGCCCTGCGCGGAGAAATCGAAGAGAACCTCTCTTTTCTGGACGTCTGTGCGCTGGACCTCTCGCGCCTTGCCAAAGAAGAAGCCGCGCTGGCGGAAAAACTGGCGGCCGTGGTGGAACGTATCCGGCCTGTACGCCGGGAAGCCGCAAGCTCTTTTGCCCATAGCCTGGAAGACCAGTTACGCGATCTGGGCTTTTCCGAACAGGTGCGGGTGATTCCCGATTTTGTGCCGCAGGAACTCTGGCCGGGCGTCGCGGATGAACGGGTACGCATTCTCTGGGCCCCCAATCCGGGCCAGCCTCCACAGCCCTTGGACCGCATCGCTTCGGGCGGCGAGCTGTCACGCTTTTTGCTGGCCCTCACCAGCGTGCGCCGGGACGCGGAAAGCGCCACATATATCTTTGATGAGGTGGACGCCGGTGTGGGCGGCCTGACCTTGAACAAGCTGGCGGAAAAGCTCAATGCCCTGGCCGAACAGCGCCAGATGTTGCTGATCACCCACTGGCCCCAACTGGCCGCGCGGGCGCGCAAACATTTTCAGATCAGTAAAGTGGTCCGCGAGGATGCCACCTTTACGCTTTGCTCGCCGCTTGACGGCCCGGCCCGGCATGAGGAATTGGCCCGGATGGCGGGCGGCGGCCCTCAGGGTGAAGCCCTGGCGCGCAGTTTGGAAGCCTGA